Proteins from a single region of Hordeum vulgare subsp. vulgare chromosome 6H, MorexV3_pseudomolecules_assembly, whole genome shotgun sequence:
- the LOC123403611 gene encoding LRR receptor-like serine/threonine-protein kinase EFR isoform X2: protein MLLSLLLISCGVGIIRCSSTTIHGNITDMISLLDFKWAITNDSRQALRSWHASVPLCSWEGVHCSSGRVTKLYLSGRGLLGPISPSLGNLTFLRTLDLSRNGFTGELPPLNRLHRLEYIDLGNNLLQGTIPDTLTNCSTLRILDLSANLLMGEIPLGIGRLSKLRKVWLSSNNLTGTIPPSLRNSSRLEDIVLTDNKLTGTIPDEMGEFTSLVYLGLGVNMLSGGIPETLYKYNQSSLQYLYLYSNMLGKTVPSNFGDTLLNLQHLCLDNNNFEGHLPASVGNMSGLRLLNLSSNNFIGQVPGSFGNLVLLEYLILQRNNFWGFLPTELGGLKQLTHLDLSDNNLQGGVP from the coding sequence ATGTTACTGTCGCTGCTGCTGATTTCTTGTGGAGTCGGCATCATCCGCTGCTCCTCGACGACCATCCATGGTAACATCACGGACATGATCTCGCTGCTAGATTTCAAGTGGGCCATCACTAACGACTCAAGACAAGCCTTGAGATCTTGGCATGCCAGCGTCCCTCTTTGCAGTTGGGAGGGCGTCCACTGCAGCTCGGGGCGAGTCACTAAGCTTTACCTCAGCGGACGAGGGTTGTTGGGCCCGATATCGCCCTCCCTCGGGAACCTAACGTTCCTTAGGACACTGGACCTGTCCAGAAATGGCTTCACCGGCGAGTTACCTCCTCTCAACCGTCTCCACAGATTGGAATACATTGACTTGGGAAACAACTTACTGCAAGGGACCATTCCAGATACTCTCACAAACTGCTCCACGCTAAGGATCCTAGACCTATCTGCCAACTTACTAATGGGTGAAATTCCCCTTGGTATAGGTCGGCTATCTAAGCTAAGGAAAGTATGGCTTTCCTCGAATAATCTCACCGGAACAATCCCACCAAGCCTAAGAAACAGCAGTCGGCTTGAAGACATCGTGCTTACTGATAATAAGCTCACGGGAACCATTCCTGATGAGATGGGAGAATTCACATCTCTTGTTTATTTAGGCCTTGGTGTTAACATGTTATCAGGTGGAATCCCAGAAACCCTGTACAAGTACAACCAGTCTTCACTCCAGTATTTATACTTATATTCCAATATGCTAGGGAAAACAGTGCCATCGAACTTTGGTGACACCCTCCTGAATCTTCAACATCTCTGTTTGGACAACAACAATTTTGAAGGTCATCTCCCTGCTTCGGTAGGCAATATGTCAGGGCTAAGACTGTTAAACTTGTCATCCAACAATTTCATTGGTCAAGTTCCAGGTTCTTTTGGTAATCTTGTATTGTTAGAATACCTAATTCTTCAGCGAAACAATTTTTGGGGCTTCCTCCCAACAGAGCTTGGCGGCTTAAAGCAGCTCACCCATCTGGATTTGTCTGATAATAATCTGCAAGGTGGTGTGCCATGA
- the LOC123403611 gene encoding LRR receptor-like serine/threonine-protein kinase EFR isoform X1 — protein MQERLPFRVIRPSKGDRVLGKALRLAPIIMLLSLLLISCGVGIIRCSSTTIHGNITDMISLLDFKWAITNDSRQALRSWHASVPLCSWEGVHCSSGRVTKLYLSGRGLLGPISPSLGNLTFLRTLDLSRNGFTGELPPLNRLHRLEYIDLGNNLLQGTIPDTLTNCSTLRILDLSANLLMGEIPLGIGRLSKLRKVWLSSNNLTGTIPPSLRNSSRLEDIVLTDNKLTGTIPDEMGEFTSLVYLGLGVNMLSGGIPETLYKYNQSSLQYLYLYSNMLGKTVPSNFGDTLLNLQHLCLDNNNFEGHLPASVGNMSGLRLLNLSSNNFIGQVPGSFGNLVLLEYLILQRNNFWGFLPTELGGLKQLTHLDLSDNNLQGGVP, from the coding sequence GTGACAGGGTCCTTGGTAAAGCGCTAAGGCTCGCCCCTATCATTATGTTACTGTCGCTGCTGCTGATTTCTTGTGGAGTCGGCATCATCCGCTGCTCCTCGACGACCATCCATGGTAACATCACGGACATGATCTCGCTGCTAGATTTCAAGTGGGCCATCACTAACGACTCAAGACAAGCCTTGAGATCTTGGCATGCCAGCGTCCCTCTTTGCAGTTGGGAGGGCGTCCACTGCAGCTCGGGGCGAGTCACTAAGCTTTACCTCAGCGGACGAGGGTTGTTGGGCCCGATATCGCCCTCCCTCGGGAACCTAACGTTCCTTAGGACACTGGACCTGTCCAGAAATGGCTTCACCGGCGAGTTACCTCCTCTCAACCGTCTCCACAGATTGGAATACATTGACTTGGGAAACAACTTACTGCAAGGGACCATTCCAGATACTCTCACAAACTGCTCCACGCTAAGGATCCTAGACCTATCTGCCAACTTACTAATGGGTGAAATTCCCCTTGGTATAGGTCGGCTATCTAAGCTAAGGAAAGTATGGCTTTCCTCGAATAATCTCACCGGAACAATCCCACCAAGCCTAAGAAACAGCAGTCGGCTTGAAGACATCGTGCTTACTGATAATAAGCTCACGGGAACCATTCCTGATGAGATGGGAGAATTCACATCTCTTGTTTATTTAGGCCTTGGTGTTAACATGTTATCAGGTGGAATCCCAGAAACCCTGTACAAGTACAACCAGTCTTCACTCCAGTATTTATACTTATATTCCAATATGCTAGGGAAAACAGTGCCATCGAACTTTGGTGACACCCTCCTGAATCTTCAACATCTCTGTTTGGACAACAACAATTTTGAAGGTCATCTCCCTGCTTCGGTAGGCAATATGTCAGGGCTAAGACTGTTAAACTTGTCATCCAACAATTTCATTGGTCAAGTTCCAGGTTCTTTTGGTAATCTTGTATTGTTAGAATACCTAATTCTTCAGCGAAACAATTTTTGGGGCTTCCTCCCAACAGAGCTTGGCGGCTTAAAGCAGCTCACCCATCTGGATTTGTCTGATAATAATCTGCAAGGTGGTGTGCCATGA